One region of Euzebya rosea genomic DNA includes:
- a CDS encoding metal-sensitive transcriptional regulator — protein MSTDPTDPGYVAQDDKAALLKRLRRVEGQVRGLQRMVEDDTYCIDVLTQVTAVKRALEKVSLMLVDDHLRGCVLDAAKSGDPDAADVHLAEATNAIARLLKA, from the coding sequence GTGAGCACCGATCCCACTGACCCCGGCTACGTCGCCCAGGACGACAAGGCGGCGCTGCTCAAGCGGCTCCGCCGGGTCGAGGGCCAGGTCCGCGGCCTGCAGCGCATGGTCGAGGACGACACCTACTGCATCGACGTCCTGACCCAGGTCACGGCCGTCAAGCGTGCGCTGGAGAAGGTCAGCCTGATGCTGGTCGACGACCACCTCCGCGGATGTGTGCTGGACGCGGCGAAGTCCGGCGACCCCGACGCCGCCGACGTCCACCTCGCCGAGGCCACCAACGCCATCGCCCGCCTCCTGAAGGCCTGA
- a CDS encoding FAD-dependent oxidoreductase, with translation MDVPILVVGAGPAALSACVALARQQPELCRSDALRVIDPAGGWLATWHHQMASQRIAHLRSPVVHHPHPEPFAMLRRIDRVRDIRRPDGLDLPTVGAFARFCADLVDRYDLGGVVDRGQVVHARLAQHATLQLADGRTILADHVVVATNPRRPVVPAWVAGLPAGAVHHGGRLRGRDLDGRRVLVVGGGLSAAHLALGAAADGARVVLVARRAPTVRRMDVDPRWLGHSRMGPFAALGARDRAAAVRRARGGGSMPAWSFRALRRAEGVDLWAPDDVVEAVAGAGQVSVLTAEGRTTSVDEVWLGTGGEVDPNRDPVLAAACRTHPVPVHEGLPDLEPDLRWGTAPVWVAGAAAALRLGPVAGNLYGHRHAGRRIADSLAQSASPRGIRG, from the coding sequence GTGGACGTCCCCATCCTCGTCGTCGGGGCAGGCCCGGCCGCGCTGTCGGCCTGCGTGGCCCTGGCACGGCAACAGCCCGAGCTGTGCCGGTCCGATGCCCTCCGGGTCATCGATCCGGCAGGCGGTTGGCTCGCGACCTGGCACCACCAGATGGCGAGCCAGCGGATCGCCCACCTCCGCTCACCGGTCGTGCACCACCCACATCCGGAACCCTTCGCCATGCTGCGGCGGATCGATCGGGTTCGTGACATCCGGCGGCCGGACGGCCTGGACCTGCCCACGGTGGGCGCGTTCGCCCGGTTCTGTGCGGACCTCGTCGACCGCTACGACCTCGGTGGTGTGGTCGATCGGGGCCAGGTCGTGCACGCCCGCCTGGCCCAGCACGCGACCCTGCAGCTGGCCGACGGGCGAACGATCCTCGCCGATCACGTGGTGGTGGCCACCAACCCCCGACGGCCGGTTGTCCCGGCATGGGTGGCAGGGCTGCCGGCAGGCGCGGTGCATCACGGTGGACGGCTTCGCGGTCGCGACCTCGACGGACGGCGTGTACTCGTGGTGGGGGGAGGACTCTCGGCCGCGCACCTGGCACTGGGCGCGGCGGCCGACGGGGCCCGAGTCGTCCTCGTGGCGCGGCGAGCGCCGACCGTACGTCGCATGGACGTCGACCCCCGGTGGCTGGGGCACAGCCGCATGGGACCGTTCGCTGCCCTGGGCGCACGTGACCGAGCCGCCGCGGTGCGGCGGGCCAGGGGCGGCGGCAGCATGCCCGCTTGGTCGTTCCGGGCGCTGCGTCGCGCCGAGGGGGTGGACCTGTGGGCCCCGGACGACGTCGTTGAGGCGGTCGCCGGGGCGGGGCAGGTGTCGGTCCTGACCGCCGAAGGGCGCACCACCTCCGTCGACGAGGTGTGGCTGGGGACCGGTGGGGAGGTCGATCCGAACCGGGACCCGGTGCTGGCAGCAGCCTGTCGAACGCATCCCGTCCCGGTCCACGAAGGGCTGCCTGACCTCGAGCCCGACCTGCGATGGGGGACCGCACCGGTGTGGGTGGCCGGCGCGGCAGCGGCGTTGCGGCTCGGCCCCGTGGCCGGAAACCTGTACGGCCATCGCCACGCCGGTCGGCGGATCGCCGACAGCCTTGCCCAGTCGGCGAGCCCCCGTGGGATCAGGGGGTGA
- a CDS encoding molybdopterin dinucleotide binding domain-containing protein, with protein MSTHFHTCPLCEATCGLAIEVVDGPQGLPIVNKVRGDDEDVFSGGYACPKGLAINELHNDPDRLRAPLVDGEEVSWDRAWQVVAERLGGHLEANGRDSMAMYLGNPNIHNLAGQLYVPALAKAVGTRHIFTASTVDQQPKHVSAALMFGEKLSIPIPDVDRTDFLMILGADPMSSNGSLMTAPDMPGRLRALKSRGGRLVVVDPRTSTTARMADLHLPIRPGTDALLLAAIANVLLTEDLATPSPHVAGVEALPAALAPFTPEAVQAATRLPAATIRQLAHDLAAAPSAAVYGRIGTCTVAFGTTTSWLVDVVNVLTGNLDRPGGALFTTAAAGQKNSSAAVGARETRFGRYHTQVSELPERFSEFPSAAFAEEILDGPIRGLITVAGNPALSIPDSRRVQRALESLDVMISVDCYLNETTRHADVVLPVPSVLERPHYDLAFMQLAIRNVAKWSDALFHTDQPQEWEIHARLAGIAQGMGPDVDPAAVDAFVLSTVVQREVSAPGSVVAGRDVDELVAELGTVPGPERMVDFLIRVGPHGDGFGARPDGLTLARVKAAPHGIDLGPLEPRLPEVLRTVSGKVEVAPQMLLDDLPRLEASMTAPAEGLLLVGRRHLRSNNSWGHNLPSLVGGTNRSTLQIHPDDAASTGVVDGAMAVVASEAGSVQVEVEVTPRISAGTVSMPHGWGHGQEGTRMRVAAAHAGTNSNVLTAPTIDPLSGNAVLNGIPVTVTAVTP; from the coding sequence ATGAGCACCCACTTCCACACCTGTCCGCTGTGCGAGGCGACGTGCGGACTCGCGATCGAGGTGGTCGACGGGCCGCAGGGCCTGCCGATCGTCAACAAGGTGCGTGGGGACGACGAGGACGTGTTCTCCGGCGGGTACGCCTGCCCCAAGGGCCTGGCCATCAACGAGCTGCACAACGACCCCGACCGGCTGCGCGCCCCACTGGTCGACGGCGAGGAGGTGTCGTGGGACCGGGCCTGGCAGGTCGTGGCCGAGCGACTCGGCGGCCACCTGGAGGCCAACGGCCGTGACTCGATGGCCATGTACCTGGGCAACCCCAACATCCACAACCTCGCCGGCCAGCTGTACGTGCCGGCCCTGGCCAAGGCGGTGGGCACCCGTCACATCTTCACCGCCTCGACGGTGGACCAGCAGCCCAAGCACGTGTCCGCGGCGCTGATGTTCGGCGAGAAGCTGTCCATCCCCATCCCGGACGTCGATCGCACCGACTTCCTGATGATCCTCGGCGCCGACCCGATGTCGTCCAACGGGTCGCTGATGACCGCACCCGACATGCCCGGCCGCCTGCGGGCCCTGAAGTCGCGTGGCGGCCGGCTGGTCGTCGTGGACCCCCGGACCTCCACCACCGCCCGCATGGCCGACCTGCACCTGCCGATCCGGCCGGGCACCGACGCGCTGCTGCTGGCGGCCATCGCCAACGTCCTGCTGACGGAGGACCTGGCAACCCCCTCGCCGCACGTGGCCGGTGTCGAGGCCCTGCCGGCGGCGCTGGCACCGTTCACCCCGGAGGCCGTCCAGGCCGCCACCCGCCTGCCGGCCGCGACGATCCGCCAGCTGGCCCACGACCTGGCGGCCGCCCCCTCGGCGGCGGTGTACGGCCGCATCGGCACGTGCACGGTGGCGTTCGGGACCACGACCTCGTGGCTGGTCGACGTCGTCAACGTGCTGACCGGCAACCTCGACCGGCCCGGTGGCGCGTTGTTCACCACCGCCGCGGCGGGCCAGAAGAACAGCTCCGCGGCGGTCGGGGCGCGCGAGACCCGCTTCGGCCGGTACCACACGCAGGTCAGCGAGCTGCCGGAGCGGTTCAGCGAGTTCCCGTCGGCGGCGTTCGCCGAGGAGATCCTCGACGGGCCGATCCGCGGGCTGATCACGGTGGCGGGCAACCCGGCCCTGTCGATCCCCGACTCGCGGCGGGTCCAGCGGGCGCTGGAGTCGCTGGACGTGATGATCTCCGTCGACTGCTACCTCAACGAGACGACCCGCCACGCCGACGTGGTCCTGCCCGTGCCGTCGGTGCTGGAGCGCCCCCACTACGACCTGGCGTTCATGCAGCTGGCGATCCGCAACGTCGCCAAGTGGTCCGATGCGCTGTTCCACACCGACCAGCCGCAGGAGTGGGAGATCCACGCCCGGCTGGCCGGGATCGCCCAGGGCATGGGGCCCGACGTGGACCCGGCGGCGGTGGATGCCTTCGTGCTGTCGACGGTCGTCCAGCGCGAGGTCTCCGCACCGGGATCCGTCGTGGCCGGGCGTGACGTCGACGAGCTGGTCGCCGAGCTCGGCACCGTGCCCGGCCCCGAGCGCATGGTGGACTTCCTGATCCGGGTGGGCCCGCACGGCGACGGCTTCGGTGCCCGCCCCGACGGCCTGACGCTGGCGCGCGTGAAGGCCGCCCCGCACGGCATCGACCTGGGCCCGCTCGAACCCCGACTGCCCGAGGTCCTGCGCACGGTCAGCGGCAAGGTCGAGGTGGCCCCCCAGATGCTGCTGGACGACCTGCCCCGGCTGGAGGCCTCCATGACCGCACCGGCCGAGGGGTTGCTGCTGGTCGGTCGGCGCCACCTTCGGTCCAACAACTCGTGGGGCCACAACCTGCCGTCGCTGGTCGGCGGGACGAACCGCTCGACGCTGCAGATCCACCCCGACGACGCCGCCTCAACGGGGGTCGTCGACGGCGCCATGGCCGTGGTGGCGTCGGAGGCGGGGTCGGTGCAGGTCGAGGTGGAGGTGACCCCGCGGATCTCGGCGGGGACGGTGTCGATGCCGCACGGCTGGGGTCACGGGCAGGAGGGCACCCGCATGCGGGTGGCGGCGGCCCACGCCGGCACCAACTCCAACGTCCTGACCGCCCCGACCATCGACCCGCTGTCGGGCAACGCCGTCCTCAACGGCATCCCCGTCACGGTGACGGCCGTCACCCCCTGA
- a CDS encoding iron-containing redox enzyme family protein, with product MTTATSPARPTIIDQGRPSPLPEPRGEASQALLKQLQERPGAMADLPLPTDDPLTGEDAPLALYLCYELHYRGLEGIDDTWEWDPALLAHRAQLERAFEERVRDEVGRLPAGFDLADELWALAPQEPDPEMLAVRMATEGTWAQLVELTVQRSAYQRKEADPHTWALPRLAGDPKARLVHIQADEYGEGVTADMHAGLFGMSMQRMGLDPTYGAYLDHIPGVTLSTVNLISLFGLHRRHRGALIGHLSGFEMASVIPMTQYARALRRLGADDWTCLFYDTHVVADASHQFEALEMAESLVDQDPTLAPDVLFGARALAAVEGRFSSHIRAAFDAGRTSLRREVDMPPQPANGDR from the coding sequence GTGACGACCGCCACCAGCCCCGCACGACCGACCATCATCGACCAGGGCCGTCCCAGCCCGCTGCCCGAGCCCCGTGGCGAGGCCAGCCAGGCCCTGCTCAAGCAGCTGCAGGAGCGCCCGGGGGCCATGGCCGACCTGCCCCTGCCGACCGACGACCCGCTGACCGGTGAGGACGCGCCGCTGGCCCTGTACCTGTGCTACGAGCTGCATTACCGCGGGCTGGAGGGCATCGACGACACCTGGGAGTGGGACCCGGCCCTGCTGGCCCACCGCGCGCAGCTGGAACGCGCCTTCGAGGAGCGGGTCCGCGACGAGGTCGGCCGCCTGCCCGCCGGGTTCGACCTGGCCGACGAGCTGTGGGCCCTGGCCCCCCAGGAACCCGACCCGGAGATGCTGGCCGTGCGCATGGCGACGGAGGGGACATGGGCGCAGCTCGTCGAGCTGACCGTCCAGCGATCGGCGTACCAGCGCAAGGAAGCCGACCCGCACACCTGGGCGCTGCCCCGGCTGGCAGGCGACCCCAAGGCCCGGCTGGTGCACATCCAGGCCGACGAGTACGGCGAGGGGGTGACCGCGGACATGCACGCCGGCCTGTTCGGCATGTCGATGCAGCGCATGGGCCTGGACCCCACCTACGGCGCCTACCTGGACCACATCCCCGGCGTCACGCTGTCGACGGTGAACCTGATCTCGCTCTTCGGCCTGCACCGTCGCCACCGCGGCGCGCTGATCGGGCACCTCTCGGGCTTCGAGATGGCGTCGGTCATCCCCATGACGCAGTACGCCAGGGCCCTGCGCCGGCTGGGGGCCGACGACTGGACCTGCCTGTTCTACGACACCCACGTCGTCGCCGATGCCAGCCACCAGTTCGAGGCGCTGGAGATGGCCGAGAGCCTGGTCGACCAGGACCCGACGCTGGCCCCCGACGTGTTGTTCGGCGCACGCGCGCTCGCCGCGGTGGAGGGCAGGTTCAGCAGCCACATCCGGGCGGCCTTCGACGCCGGCCGGACCAGCCTGCGGCGCGAGGTCGACATGCCGCCGCAGCCCGCGAACGGCGACCGCTGA
- a CDS encoding acetolactate synthase, which produces MSDPASENAQPEQPIASGALAMHALKAAGVDNLFTLSGGHIFPLYDGCRQADVALWDFRHEQSATFAAEGLAKLTRRPQVAALTAGPGVTNSVSAVASARFGGSPILVIGGRAPAATWGTGSLQEIDHTAFMGPLTKQAVTAMTPDEVAPTVAEALRVAGSSHRGPTFVDIPMDVVFSPGSSNTIADPMAPDTHPHDPEDVARIARRLAAASHPVLIGGTDVWLDGAVEAFTALAETTGAAVIQNGMGRGCMPADHPQVLSRARGAAFKTADLVVVIGTPLDFRLGFGSFGAADTVHIADHPAQLSTHADPAATAAGSLGPLLTALAEHTGGPSGDLADERRTWLAGLSDVEQAKREEDTDLLTGDGETIHPARVYGALQEVLDRDAVVIGDGGDFVSYAGRYVQSYQPGRWLDPGPYGCLGTGMGYAAAARIAHPDSQVVLMLGDGAAGFSLMDVESLVRQNLPVVMVVGNNGMWALEKYPMQAMYNGWDAAADLQPNLPYHQVVEAMNGAGEVVTKPQDIAQAIRRGFDAGVPYMVNVMTDPSVAYPRSTALV; this is translated from the coding sequence ATGTCCGACCCCGCGTCCGAGAACGCCCAGCCCGAGCAGCCGATCGCCAGCGGCGCGCTGGCGATGCACGCCCTCAAGGCCGCGGGGGTGGACAACCTCTTCACCCTCTCCGGCGGGCACATCTTCCCGCTCTACGACGGGTGCCGGCAGGCCGACGTCGCCCTGTGGGACTTCCGCCACGAGCAGTCCGCGACGTTCGCCGCCGAGGGCCTGGCCAAGCTGACCCGACGTCCGCAGGTGGCCGCCCTGACCGCCGGACCCGGCGTCACCAACAGCGTGTCCGCGGTCGCCAGCGCCCGGTTCGGCGGGTCGCCGATCCTCGTCATCGGCGGCCGCGCACCCGCGGCGACGTGGGGGACCGGCAGCCTGCAGGAGATCGACCACACCGCGTTCATGGGGCCGCTGACGAAGCAGGCCGTGACCGCGATGACGCCCGACGAGGTCGCCCCGACCGTCGCCGAGGCGCTGCGCGTGGCGGGCTCCTCCCATCGTGGGCCGACGTTCGTGGACATCCCCATGGACGTGGTGTTCAGCCCGGGCAGCAGCAACACCATCGCCGACCCGATGGCCCCCGACACCCACCCCCACGACCCCGAGGACGTGGCCCGGATCGCCCGCCGGCTGGCCGCCGCCAGCCACCCCGTCCTCATCGGCGGCACCGACGTGTGGCTCGACGGCGCCGTCGAGGCGTTCACCGCACTCGCCGAGACCACCGGCGCTGCGGTCATCCAGAACGGCATGGGGCGGGGCTGCATGCCGGCGGACCACCCGCAGGTGCTGTCGCGGGCGCGTGGTGCGGCGTTCAAGACCGCCGACCTCGTCGTCGTCATCGGCACCCCGCTGGACTTCCGGCTCGGCTTCGGCAGCTTCGGTGCCGCCGACACCGTGCACATCGCCGATCACCCGGCCCAGCTGTCCACCCACGCCGACCCGGCCGCCACGGCCGCTGGCTCGCTGGGCCCGCTGCTGACCGCCCTGGCAGAGCACACCGGTGGCCCATCCGGCGACCTCGCCGACGAACGGCGGACCTGGCTGGCCGGCCTGTCCGACGTCGAGCAGGCCAAGCGCGAGGAGGACACCGACCTGCTGACCGGGGACGGCGAGACCATCCACCCGGCCCGCGTCTACGGCGCCCTCCAGGAGGTCCTCGACCGCGACGCCGTCGTCATCGGCGACGGCGGCGACTTCGTGTCCTACGCCGGCCGCTACGTGCAGTCCTACCAGCCCGGCCGGTGGCTCGACCCCGGCCCCTACGGCTGCCTCGGGACCGGGATGGGCTACGCCGCCGCCGCACGCATCGCCCACCCCGACAGCCAGGTGGTGCTGATGCTCGGCGACGGCGCCGCGGGCTTCAGCCTGATGGACGTCGAGTCGCTGGTCCGCCAGAACCTCCCGGTCGTCATGGTCGTCGGCAACAACGGGATGTGGGCGCTGGAGAAGTACCCGATGCAGGCGATGTACAACGGCTGGGACGCCGCCGCGGACCTGCAGCCCAACCTGCCCTACCACCAGGTCGTGGAGGCCATGAACGGTGCCGGCGAGGTCGTCACCAAGCCGCAGGACATCGCCCAGGCGATCCGCCGCGGGTTCGACGCCGGCGTGCCGTACATGGTCAACGTCATGACCGACCCGAGCGTCGCCTACCCCCGATCGACCGCACTTGTCTGA
- a CDS encoding GNAT family N-acetyltransferase encodes MSDRRGAGDIVPERHLIAPTLHTDRLRMVAFEERHLDPFTRIQYDPRVAEWYGGLPDPPHAWSTQLEQTWRVMAMFAGHWVLRGFGQWAVEDAATGALLGRVGLWQPEGWPGVEVGWLVHPDRWGRGYATEAARAAVEWGFATLDLDRIISITVPHNTRSQQVMRKVGLTDTGTTVHAGGHEQVLFAVGREEWSTR; translated from the coding sequence TTGTCTGACCGCCGGGGGGCCGGCGACATCGTGCCCGAACGCCACCTGATCGCGCCGACGCTCCACACCGACCGCCTGCGAATGGTGGCCTTCGAGGAGCGCCACCTCGACCCGTTCACGCGCATCCAGTACGACCCCAGGGTGGCGGAGTGGTACGGCGGCCTGCCCGACCCGCCGCACGCCTGGTCGACCCAGCTGGAGCAGACGTGGCGGGTCATGGCGATGTTCGCCGGCCACTGGGTGCTTCGTGGCTTCGGGCAGTGGGCGGTGGAGGACGCCGCGACCGGTGCGCTCCTGGGCCGGGTCGGCCTGTGGCAGCCGGAGGGCTGGCCCGGTGTCGAGGTCGGCTGGCTGGTCCACCCTGACCGCTGGGGGAGGGGCTACGCCACCGAGGCCGCCCGCGCCGCGGTCGAGTGGGGATTCGCGACCCTCGACCTCGACCGGATCATCAGCATCACCGTCCCGCACAACACCCGCAGCCAGCAGGTGATGCGGAAGGTCGGGCTGACCGACACCGGCACCACCGTGCACGCAGGCGGCCACGAACAGGTCCTGTTCGCCGTCGGCAGGGAAGAATGGAGCACCAGATGA
- a CDS encoding acyclic terpene utilization AtuA family protein, with protein MRPRPDGAVRVAGGQGFYGDDPSGIADLLTEQPDYVCLEALAELTLAILAKDRQRDEALGYTRDLPLYLMQLLPAVLAGSTKVITNAGGINPLGALKLLQASAEHFGLSGLKVAVVLGDDILGRPELLPQDFPAPVDLQFANAYMGVAGIVEGLQQGADVVITGRVADAALFLAPLVHEHGWALDTPDGPPMAQSDWDRLAAGTVVGHLLECSGQSTGGNNAGEWWTTPDPWRYAFPLADVTGDGTAHVFTPEVAGGRCDFDTVRQQLLYEVGDPTAYLTPDVVVDMTSVRLTDLGGDRVRVDEVVGRPATGTYKAVGASRNGYAADASFAFGWPDAPAKARSAARIARKRIAEAGIDLLDWHVELFGVDALHGPAAPTDPDPAEVVLRLAWKTADADAAMRAARQIIPMALSAPMPGLTPASRARPKPSSLLRIHTGLVDAAAVESGRRVVLETL; from the coding sequence ATGAGACCGCGCCCTGACGGTGCCGTCCGCGTTGCGGGCGGCCAGGGGTTCTATGGCGACGACCCGTCGGGCATCGCTGACCTGCTGACCGAGCAGCCCGACTACGTGTGCCTCGAGGCGCTGGCCGAGCTGACGCTGGCGATCCTCGCCAAGGATCGCCAGCGCGACGAGGCCCTCGGCTACACCCGAGACCTGCCGCTGTACCTGATGCAGCTGCTCCCGGCCGTCCTCGCCGGCAGCACCAAGGTCATCACCAACGCCGGTGGCATCAACCCCCTCGGGGCGCTGAAGCTCCTGCAGGCCTCCGCCGAGCACTTCGGCCTGTCCGGGCTGAAGGTCGCCGTCGTCCTCGGCGACGACATCCTCGGCCGACCCGAGCTGCTGCCGCAGGACTTCCCTGCGCCCGTCGACCTGCAGTTCGCCAACGCCTACATGGGGGTCGCCGGGATCGTCGAGGGGCTCCAGCAGGGCGCCGACGTGGTCATCACCGGTCGGGTCGCCGATGCCGCCCTGTTCCTCGCCCCGCTGGTCCACGAACACGGTTGGGCGCTCGACACACCCGACGGGCCACCGATGGCCCAGTCGGACTGGGACCGCCTTGCCGCCGGTACGGTCGTCGGGCACCTCCTGGAGTGCTCCGGCCAGTCCACGGGCGGCAACAACGCAGGGGAGTGGTGGACCACGCCCGACCCGTGGCGCTACGCCTTCCCGCTGGCCGACGTGACGGGCGACGGGACCGCCCACGTCTTCACCCCCGAGGTCGCCGGCGGACGCTGCGACTTCGACACCGTCCGCCAGCAGCTGCTGTACGAGGTCGGGGACCCGACGGCCTACCTGACCCCCGACGTCGTGGTCGACATGACGTCGGTCCGGCTGACCGACCTCGGCGGGGACCGGGTCCGGGTCGACGAGGTGGTCGGCCGTCCGGCCACCGGGACCTACAAGGCCGTCGGGGCCAGCCGCAACGGTTACGCCGCTGACGCCTCCTTCGCCTTCGGCTGGCCCGACGCCCCCGCGAAGGCCCGCTCCGCCGCCCGCATCGCCCGCAAGCGGATCGCCGAGGCCGGCATCGACCTGCTCGACTGGCACGTCGAGCTGTTCGGCGTCGACGCGCTGCACGGCCCTGCCGCACCCACCGACCCCGATCCCGCCGAGGTGGTCCTGCGGTTGGCGTGGAAGACCGCCGACGCCGATGCGGCGATGCGGGCCGCGCGCCAGATCATCCCCATGGCGCTGTCGGCCCCGATGCCCGGGCTGACCCCCGCCAGCCGGGCCCGCCCCAAGCCCTCCTCCCTGCTGCGCATCCACACCGGGCTGGTCGATGCCGCCGCGGTGGAGTCCGGCCGCCGAGTCGTCCTGGAGACGCTGTGA
- a CDS encoding sensor domain-containing diguanylate cyclase, which produces MENTFERRIESVLRVVLLLLTLLAVVATEPYLRVGYGIGAVVDIGLIVAVRRSSMSARAALQALACVGIGLVVVAMGSLVDKGATPDQASSLVFRGVAVASGGAFLAFGSRTALMVSLGVGTIGSVVMVERGVPLVGNNSAAGMLEIWLLLGVMIVIHRSLSVHAARSEESAREANQSAELAYLDELTGLPNRRQLQMYLGASLSRADDGGHPDAVLMFDLDHFKRINDSLGHDVGDEVLQRTAAIASAAIRDGDVVGRWGGEEFVALLHEADESQARAVAERCRRALEAVGGAVGVTASFGVTVLRPDDTVTTCLRRADLALYDAKQSGRNRVVVRSEPAGPRRSSGLHGQPR; this is translated from the coding sequence GTGGAGAACACCTTCGAACGGCGGATCGAGTCGGTGCTTCGCGTCGTCCTGCTCCTCCTGACCCTGCTCGCCGTCGTCGCGACGGAGCCGTACCTGCGGGTCGGCTACGGGATCGGCGCCGTGGTCGACATCGGACTGATCGTCGCCGTGCGCCGGTCGAGCATGTCGGCCCGAGCAGCCCTGCAGGCGCTGGCCTGTGTCGGGATCGGCTTGGTCGTCGTCGCCATGGGGTCCCTGGTGGACAAGGGCGCGACACCGGACCAGGCGTCGAGCCTCGTGTTCCGCGGTGTGGCGGTCGCGTCCGGCGGGGCCTTCCTCGCGTTCGGGTCGCGGACGGCCCTGATGGTCTCGCTCGGGGTCGGCACGATCGGATCCGTGGTGATGGTCGAGCGAGGCGTGCCGTTGGTCGGCAACAACAGCGCAGCGGGGATGCTGGAGATCTGGCTGCTGCTCGGCGTCATGATCGTGATCCATCGCTCGCTCTCGGTCCACGCAGCCCGCAGCGAGGAGAGCGCACGCGAGGCGAACCAGAGCGCCGAGCTGGCGTACCTCGACGAGCTGACGGGCCTTCCCAACCGTCGCCAGCTCCAGATGTACCTGGGTGCGTCGCTGTCGAGAGCCGACGACGGTGGGCATCCCGATGCGGTGCTGATGTTCGACCTCGACCACTTCAAGCGGATCAACGACTCGCTCGGCCACGACGTCGGCGACGAGGTGCTGCAGCGCACCGCAGCCATCGCGTCGGCGGCGATCCGCGACGGTGATGTCGTCGGGCGCTGGGGCGGCGAGGAGTTCGTCGCGCTGCTGCACGAGGCCGATGAGTCGCAGGCCCGTGCGGTCGCCGAACGGTGCCGGCGTGCGCTCGAGGCGGTCGGGGGTGCGGTCGGCGTGACCGCAAGCTTCGGCGTCACCGTTCTGCGGCCCGACGACACCGTCACGACCTGCCTGCGCCGGGCGGATCTGGCGCTCTACGACGCCAAGCAGTCGGGCAGGAACCGCGTCGTCGTCCGCAGCGAACCAGCCGGTCCCAGGCGGTCGTCTGGCCTGCACGGGCAACCCCGATAG
- a CDS encoding PhoH family protein — protein MVALLGTRDELLKLVEDAFEVDILVRGSDVTVTGEGALAGQVIQVFDELVALLDVDQALDPGTVQSTIDMVREADHPHPAEVLSDEALTHRGRSIRPKTFGQKLYLDAIRTNTVTFGIGPAGTGKTYLAMAMAVLALRRKEVNRIILTRPAVEAGERLGFLPGTLFEKIDPYLRPLFDALHDMMDAENLSTLMERGIIEVAPLAYMRGRTLNDAFIVLDEAQNTSPAQMKMFLTRIGFGSKAVVTGDVTQVDLPGDTRSGLQVVRSILTGIEGIGFAELSGRDVVRHRIVQEIVAAYDRWDAPADGGTSRKTGDRPASATGGGSKGPDRPTRGR, from the coding sequence ATGGTCGCCCTCCTGGGCACGCGTGACGAGCTGCTGAAGCTGGTCGAGGACGCCTTCGAGGTGGACATCCTGGTGCGCGGAAGCGACGTCACCGTGACCGGCGAGGGTGCCCTTGCCGGTCAGGTCATCCAGGTCTTCGACGAGCTGGTGGCCCTGCTCGACGTGGACCAGGCCCTCGACCCCGGCACGGTCCAGAGCACCATCGACATGGTGCGCGAGGCCGACCACCCGCACCCCGCCGAGGTCCTCTCCGACGAGGCGTTGACCCATCGTGGTCGCTCGATCCGTCCCAAGACCTTCGGCCAGAAGCTCTACCTCGACGCGATCCGCACCAACACCGTCACGTTCGGCATCGGTCCCGCCGGCACGGGCAAGACCTACCTCGCCATGGCCATGGCGGTCCTCGCGCTGCGGCGCAAGGAGGTCAACCGGATCATCCTGACCCGTCCGGCCGTCGAAGCCGGTGAACGGCTCGGCTTTCTGCCCGGCACGTTGTTCGAGAAGATCGACCCGTACCTGCGCCCCCTCTTCGACGCCCTCCACGACATGATGGACGCCGAGAACCTCTCCACCCTGATGGAGCGGGGGATCATCGAGGTCGCCCCCCTGGCCTACATGCGCGGGCGCACCCTCAACGACGCCTTCATCGTCCTCGACGAGGCGCAGAACACCAGCCCCGCCCAGATGAAGATGTTCCTGACCCGCATCGGGTTCGGGTCCAAGGCCGTGGTCACCGGTGACGTCACCCAGGTCGACCTGCCCGGCGACACCCGTTCCGGCCTGCAGGTGGTGCGCAGCATCCTGACCGGCATCGAGGGCATCGGCTTCGCCGAGCTGTCCGGCCGCGACGTCGTCCGCCACCGCATCGTGCAGGAGATCGTGGCTGCCTACGACCGCTGGGACGCGCCTGCCGACGGCGGTACCTCCAGGAAGACGGGGGACCGACCCGCGTCGGCCACCGGCGGGGGCTCCAAGGGCCCCGACCGGCCGACCAGGGGTCGATGA